The following coding sequences lie in one Cyanobacterium sp. Dongsha4 genomic window:
- a CDS encoding CPP1-like family protein codes for MSELNPYEQLGVKEDASFEEIQKAKKKLKDKYENNPQQLENIEVAYDAIIMQRLRLRQEGKIKVPEQIRFPEKTVEPKKVAVISNAQKTANISLWFNNIIDQPSGKEILINSLIFLVLIVISIFNNSSETLPLLLTVGVGTGFAVLYRKQKAFWRSVGITFITFIVGVCLANVIFSLSLNAGLNLSLSAEQFASLFTFCLLWLVSNFTR; via the coding sequence ATGAGTGAGTTGAATCCTTATGAACAATTAGGAGTAAAGGAGGATGCTTCTTTTGAAGAGATACAAAAAGCTAAAAAAAAGTTGAAGGATAAATACGAAAATAATCCTCAACAATTGGAAAATATCGAGGTTGCTTATGATGCTATCATTATGCAAAGGTTACGTTTAAGACAGGAAGGAAAAATAAAAGTACCTGAACAAATTCGCTTTCCTGAAAAAACTGTAGAACCGAAAAAAGTGGCAGTTATTTCTAATGCTCAAAAGACGGCAAATATTTCTCTCTGGTTTAATAATATAATTGACCAACCTTCTGGGAAAGAAATATTAATCAATAGTTTAATTTTTTTGGTTTTAATTGTTATTAGTATTTTTAATAATAGTAGTGAAACTTTGCCTTTACTTTTAACGGTGGGAGTAGGTACTGGTTTTGCTGTTTTATATCGTAAACAAAAGGCTTTTTGGCGTTCCGTAGGGATAACTTTTATTACTTTTATTGTTGGTGTTTGTCTGGCAAATGTTATATTTAGTTTATCTCTTAATGCTGGATTAAATTTAAGTCTTTCTGCAGAACAATTTGCATCTTTATTTACTTTCTGTTTATTATGGTTGGTTAGCAATTTTACTCGCTAA
- a CDS encoding PAM68 family protein, translated as MPSPANRNSLPFEPKKSKNKKVNEKNLSQPKETQRNQTESKVAKSNNSGDSLQGIPEVVSKRMVRRMAVFSGIPTAMGIFSFFAFYAIVSQEWFKIPNTAVLLVSMGLFGLGVLGLSYGILSTSWDEERVGSWWGWSEFVLNFGRFTSAWRNNRQKSLNEE; from the coding sequence ATGCCATCTCCCGCAAATAGAAACTCTTTACCCTTTGAACCAAAAAAGTCTAAGAATAAAAAAGTTAACGAAAAAAATTTAAGTCAACCAAAAGAAACTCAACGAAATCAGACTGAGTCTAAGGTGGCAAAATCAAATAATAGTGGTGACTCCCTTCAAGGGATTCCCGAAGTGGTTAGTAAAAGAATGGTAAGAAGAATGGCTGTTTTTAGTGGTATTCCCACAGCTATGGGTATTTTCTCCTTCTTTGCTTTTTATGCCATTGTTAGTCAGGAGTGGTTCAAGATACCAAATACAGCAGTTTTGTTGGTTAGTATGGGTTTATTTGGTTTGGGTGTGTTAGGTTTAAGTTATGGTATTCTTTCAACGTCTTGGGATGAAGAAAGAGTTGGTAGTTGGTGGGGATGGTCTGAGTTTGTCCTCAATTTTGGCAGATTTACTTCGGCTTGGAGAAATAATCGACAAAAATCTCTTAATGAAGAATAA
- the recF gene encoding DNA replication/repair protein RecF (All proteins in this family for which functions are known are DNA-binding proteins that assist the filamentation of RecA onto DNA for the initiation of recombination or recombinational repair.), which translates to MYLSKLNLNYFRNYIQSEINFSSNKIIILGNNAQGKSNLLEAIQLLSCLKSHRTNKDLDLVYRDRIYGEIKGEITRNYADYSLSILFPAKGKRELKVNYEKISRNIDFLGIVNTVLFSSLDLDLVKGSPEYRRNWVDNLLLQLEPVFSYIIKEYNHVLKQRNSLLKRLKKQGITNYEDLSQTTILELNIWENKLIENACRVMRRRKRVLNKLEPLARLWHDKISNQTEKLEIIYHPNVTYHRDDIEEIKQKIQREIEEKRNTELLTGVTLVGPHRDEIEFVINKGVARNYGSQGQQRTLVLSLKLGELQLIEQIIGETPLLLLDDVMAELDLQRQKQLLDCLGNRFQTFITTTHLNYFDDKLLQEAQIIRVEKGKIV; encoded by the coding sequence ATGTATTTAAGTAAATTAAATTTAAACTATTTTCGTAACTATATTCAATCAGAAATTAATTTCTCTAGTAATAAGATAATTATTTTGGGAAATAATGCCCAAGGAAAGTCTAATTTATTAGAAGCAATACAGCTACTATCTTGTTTAAAAAGTCATCGTACTAATAAAGATTTAGATTTAGTTTACCGCGATCGCATCTATGGTGAAATAAAAGGAGAAATTACTCGTAACTATGCAGATTATAGTTTAAGTATCTTATTTCCCGCAAAAGGTAAAAGAGAATTAAAAGTAAATTATGAAAAAATATCTCGAAATATAGATTTTTTAGGTATTGTTAATACAGTTTTATTTTCTAGTTTAGACCTTGATTTGGTGAAAGGTTCTCCCGAATATAGAAGAAATTGGGTGGATAACCTTTTATTACAATTAGAGCCAGTTTTTAGCTATATTATTAAAGAATATAATCACGTTTTAAAGCAAAGAAATAGTTTATTAAAAAGATTGAAAAAACAAGGTATAACTAATTATGAAGATTTATCTCAGACCACTATTTTAGAACTTAATATATGGGAAAATAAACTAATTGAAAATGCCTGTAGAGTAATGCGCAGAAGAAAAAGAGTTTTAAATAAATTAGAACCATTAGCAAGATTATGGCATGATAAAATTAGTAATCAAACAGAAAAATTAGAAATTATTTATCATCCTAATGTAACTTATCATCGTGATGATATAGAGGAAATTAAACAAAAAATTCAAAGGGAAATTGAAGAGAAAAGAAACACAGAATTATTAACGGGAGTAACATTAGTCGGTCCTCATCGTGATGAAATAGAATTTGTAATTAATAAAGGTGTAGCCAGAAATTATGGCTCTCAAGGACAACAACGAACATTAGTTCTATCTCTTAAATTAGGGGAATTACAATTAATTGAACAGATTATCGGAGAAACTCCTTTGCTACTATTAGATGATGTAATGGCAGAATTGGATTTACAAAGACAAAAACAGCTATTAGATTGTTTGGGAAATCGTTTTCAAACTTTTATTACAACCACTCATCTCAATTATTTTGACGATAAATTACTACAGGAAGCGCAAATTATTCGGGTGGAAAAAGGTAAAATTGTATAG
- the lysA gene encoding diaminopimelate decarboxylase produces MLLTEKLSGEKLVNSSNSPSPNQRLLPLTAKINDKNHLEIGGCDVVDLVEQYGSPLYILDEKTLRTCAIQYRDAFKEYYAGESQVIYASKAWSCMAIVSILASEGIGFDVVSGGELFTTTKALEMSGYNGDDIKGKIYLHGNNKSIAELELAIDAGCKVIVDNWLELETLAQLTAKKEQSAKILIRLTPGIECHTHEYIRTGSIDSKFGFDLNQLEAVFTFIKEQNFIECIGLHAHIGSQIFELEPHNDLGGVLADWFKKALDYGLPLTELNVGGGLGIRYTESDDPPSIADWVKTVATAVTKACEERGLALPKLIAEPGRSMVATSCITAYTVGGKKVIPDVRTYISVDGGMSDNPRPITYQSLYQMAIASKMDQEHSETVTVAGKHCESGDILIKDIQLPDTNPNDILVVFATGAYNYSMASNYNRIGRPAAVLVNEGESSLIIRRETYDDLVRQDLLPSRLTQ; encoded by the coding sequence ATGCTATTAACGGAAAAATTAAGCGGTGAAAAATTGGTCAATTCCTCTAATTCACCTTCTCCTAACCAAAGATTATTGCCCCTCACAGCAAAAATTAACGATAAAAATCACCTCGAAATTGGTGGTTGTGATGTCGTAGATTTAGTTGAGCAGTATGGCTCTCCTTTATACATTCTTGATGAAAAAACATTGCGCACCTGTGCCATTCAATATCGGGATGCTTTTAAAGAATATTACGCAGGAGAGTCTCAGGTTATTTACGCCTCCAAAGCGTGGAGTTGTATGGCAATTGTGAGTATTCTTGCCAGTGAAGGTATTGGTTTTGACGTAGTTTCGGGAGGTGAGCTTTTCACCACAACCAAAGCCTTAGAAATGAGTGGCTATAATGGGGATGACATCAAGGGAAAAATTTATCTTCACGGAAATAATAAGTCTATAGCAGAATTAGAACTAGCTATCGATGCAGGATGTAAAGTTATAGTTGATAATTGGTTAGAATTGGAAACTCTTGCTCAATTAACCGCTAAAAAAGAACAATCAGCGAAAATTTTAATTCGTTTAACCCCCGGTATCGAATGTCATACCCATGAATATATCCGCACTGGTAGTATTGACAGCAAATTTGGCTTTGACTTAAATCAATTAGAGGCTGTTTTCACATTCATCAAAGAACAAAATTTCATTGAGTGTATTGGTTTACACGCCCATATCGGTTCACAAATTTTTGAACTTGAGCCTCACAATGATTTAGGGGGTGTATTAGCAGATTGGTTTAAAAAAGCCCTTGATTATGGTTTACCCCTCACTGAGTTAAATGTAGGCGGTGGTTTAGGAATCCGTTATACTGAATCTGATGATCCTCCAAGTATTGCTGATTGGGTTAAAACTGTTGCCACCGCAGTAACTAAAGCCTGTGAAGAAAGAGGTTTAGCTTTGCCCAAGTTAATTGCCGAACCCGGACGCTCTATGGTAGCCACCTCTTGTATTACTGCCTATACAGTGGGAGGAAAAAAAGTAATTCCTGATGTGAGAACTTATATTTCTGTTGATGGGGGAATGTCAGATAATCCTCGCCCAATTACCTATCAATCCTTGTATCAAATGGCGATCGCATCTAAAATGGATCAAGAACATAGTGAAACTGTTACTGTAGCGGGAAAACACTGCGAATCAGGGGATATTCTGATTAAAGATATTCAATTACCAGATACTAACCCCAATGATATTTTAGTTGTATTTGCCACAGGGGCTTATAACTATAGTATGGCTTCTAATTACAACCGTATTGGAAGACCCGCCGCAGTTTTAGTTAATGAAGGCGAAAGCAGTTTAATTATTCGTAGAGAAACCTATGATGATTTAGTCAGACAGGATTTGTTACCTAGCAGACTTACCCAGTAG
- the aroF gene encoding 3-deoxy-7-phosphoheptulonate synthase, whose protein sequence is MIVVMKVGTPEPEITRVGDELATWGLTPEKIVGQHKVVIGLVGETASLNPEQIQEISPWIESVLRVEQPFKRVSLDYRHGQPSDVVVPTPNGDVVFGLNHPVVVVAGPCSVENEEMIVETAKRVKAAGAKFLRGGAYKPRTSPYAFQGHGESALELLAAAREATGLGIITEVMDTADLDKIAEVADVLQVGARNMQNFSLLKKIGAQSKPVLLKRGMSATISEWLMAAEYILAGGNSNVILCERGIRTFDREYARNVLDLSVIPVLRSLTHLPIMIDPSHGTGKAEYVPSMAMAAIAAGTDSLMIEVHPNPAKALSDGPQSLTPDRFVQVMQELSVIGKTLNRWESPEAVLA, encoded by the coding sequence ATGATTGTTGTAATGAAAGTGGGGACTCCAGAACCAGAAATCACTCGTGTGGGTGATGAGTTGGCAACATGGGGTTTAACACCTGAGAAAATCGTTGGACAACACAAAGTTGTAATTGGTTTAGTGGGAGAAACTGCTTCCCTAAATCCTGAACAGATTCAAGAAATTAGTCCTTGGATTGAAAGTGTTTTAAGAGTTGAACAACCTTTTAAAAGAGTTAGTTTAGATTATCGTCATGGACAACCTAGCGATGTGGTTGTGCCTACTCCTAATGGTGATGTAGTTTTTGGTTTAAATCATCCTGTAGTAGTGGTAGCCGGTCCTTGTTCGGTAGAAAATGAGGAAATGATTGTTGAAACGGCAAAACGAGTTAAAGCGGCAGGGGCAAAGTTTCTTAGAGGTGGTGCTTATAAACCAAGAACCTCTCCTTATGCTTTTCAGGGACATGGGGAAAGTGCTTTAGAATTATTAGCGGCGGCGAGAGAAGCAACTGGATTAGGAATTATCACAGAAGTCATGGATACTGCTGACTTAGACAAGATTGCTGAAGTAGCTGATGTATTACAAGTGGGAGCAAGAAATATGCAAAATTTCTCCCTCTTGAAAAAAATTGGGGCTCAGTCCAAACCTGTTCTCTTAAAAAGAGGAATGTCGGCAACTATTAGTGAATGGTTAATGGCGGCGGAATACATCTTGGCGGGGGGTAATTCTAATGTAATCCTTTGTGAACGTGGTATTCGTACTTTCGATCGAGAATATGCTCGTAATGTCCTTGATTTGTCTGTAATTCCTGTTTTACGTTCTTTAACTCACTTACCGATTATGATTGATCCTAGTCATGGTACTGGTAAGGCTGAGTACGTTCCTAGTATGGCAATGGCTGCGATCGCAGCAGGTACAGATTCTTTGATGATAGAAGTACATCCTAACCCTGCAAAAGCCTTATCTGATGGTCCTCAATCTTTGACTCCTGATAGATTTGTTCAAGTAATGCAGGAATTATCTGTTATTGGTAAAACTTTAAATCGTTGGGAATCTCCTGAAGCAGTATTAGCTTAA
- a CDS encoding ABC transporter substrate-binding protein, whose product MSFQFSFRINSLLSFLKKQFRYISILLIILFFVLVNVVYSTEKTTITLMIQALEAAQWQNLVEKFERENPDIDLEIISAPNATNLVEDLYTSAFLLGDSPYDLVYLDIVWVQKFAAANWLQPLNNFISENELKQFLKGDVEGGKYQDSLYRIPFRSDGGMLYYRTDLLEKNGYNPPQTFTELINISQDLQAKGEAKWGYVWQGRQYEGLSAMFVEVLQGFGGYWINPDTLEVGLDSPEAIASVQFLLDTIKKGISPSGVTTYAEEETRRIFENGQTVFLRNWPYVAGLASKSEIAGKFSLKPMVHQTQHQSGACQGGWGLGMSKNTKHPEEAWRVIEFITSEDSQRDFILETGYVPSRKSLFNDPQIVEKYPYYPQLLTVVENSVLRPPIAQYAQASDILQRYLSAALTQTMTPESAMKKAATETRQLLN is encoded by the coding sequence ATGTCTTTTCAATTTTCTTTTAGAATTAATAGTTTATTAAGTTTTTTAAAGAAACAATTTAGATATATTTCAATTTTATTAATAATTTTATTTTTTGTGTTAGTAAATGTTGTTTACAGTACAGAAAAAACAACTATAACTTTGATGATACAAGCCCTAGAAGCGGCACAATGGCAAAACTTAGTGGAAAAATTTGAAAGGGAAAATCCTGATATTGATTTAGAAATTATTTCCGCACCCAATGCCACTAATTTAGTAGAAGATTTATATACCTCTGCTTTTTTATTGGGGGATTCACCCTATGATTTAGTTTATTTAGATATAGTTTGGGTTCAAAAATTTGCGGCGGCTAATTGGTTACAACCCCTGAATAACTTTATCAGTGAAAATGAATTAAAACAGTTTTTAAAGGGAGATGTAGAGGGGGGAAAATATCAAGATTCTCTTTATCGAATTCCTTTTCGCTCCGATGGTGGTATGCTTTATTATCGTACGGATTTGTTAGAAAAAAATGGTTATAATCCCCCTCAAACTTTTACCGAATTAATCAATATTTCTCAAGATTTACAGGCAAAAGGGGAAGCAAAATGGGGTTATGTATGGCAAGGAAGACAATATGAGGGACTTTCTGCCATGTTTGTGGAAGTTTTACAGGGTTTTGGTGGTTATTGGATTAATCCAGACACCTTAGAAGTGGGTTTAGATTCACCAGAAGCGATCGCATCTGTGCAGTTTTTATTAGATACTATTAAAAAAGGAATTTCTCCCTCTGGTGTCACAACCTATGCAGAAGAAGAAACCCGTCGCATTTTTGAAAATGGACAAACCGTATTTTTACGAAACTGGCCTTATGTGGCAGGATTAGCCAGTAAATCAGAAATAGCGGGGAAATTCTCCCTTAAACCAATGGTACACCAAACCCAACATCAAAGCGGAGCTTGTCAAGGAGGATGGGGATTAGGAATGTCAAAAAACACGAAACATCCAGAAGAAGCATGGCGAGTTATTGAATTTATTACTAGCGAAGACTCACAAAGGGATTTTATCTTAGAAACGGGCTATGTGCCTAGCCGAAAATCTCTTTTTAATGATCCTCAAATAGTTGAAAAATATCCTTATTACCCTCAACTATTAACAGTAGTAGAAAATTCCGTATTGCGTCCACCTATTGCTCAATATGCCCAAGCGTCAGACATTCTACAAAGATATTTAAGTGCGGCACTAACTCAAACTATGACTCCTGAAAGTGCCATGAAAAAAGCCGCCACCGAAACCCGACAATTGTTGAATTAA
- a CDS encoding pentapeptide repeat-containing protein has product MNKNKQLLTILVFLISIVFCFCQNPLNAYAYQKEDLLKLENYHKCVKCDLEKYHFNSKKIDLQKANLKASNLHQANLKNNNISQANLNQADLSFANLENTIAIKTNFKQANISHSNLKRSNLSNSDFSQAQLNNANLSYSKLNNSNLSRSHFISAKLIQTNLTVTNLQKANLSQADLTQANLSSKSKKEITNLSQADLSETRIINAEIKGVNLTKANLYQADLEGSDLQNSNLEKANLAQANLSHVNLTNANLKKANLINSSLVYANLDNCDLRKANLEKANLTGTNIENCNLKGTVMPDGTIHN; this is encoded by the coding sequence ATGAACAAAAATAAACAACTATTAACTATATTGGTGTTTTTAATAAGTATCGTTTTTTGTTTCTGCCAAAATCCTCTAAATGCTTACGCTTATCAAAAAGAAGATCTACTAAAGTTAGAAAACTATCACAAATGTGTAAAATGTGACTTAGAGAAATATCATTTTAACTCTAAAAAAATTGATTTACAAAAGGCAAATTTGAAAGCATCAAACTTACATCAAGCTAATTTGAAAAACAATAACATATCTCAAGCAAACTTGAATCAAGCTGACTTATCTTTTGCTAATTTAGAAAATACAATAGCCATAAAAACTAATTTTAAACAAGCTAACATATCCCATAGCAATTTAAAAAGAAGTAATTTAAGCAATAGTGATTTTTCCCAAGCTCAATTAAACAATGCTAACTTAAGTTATAGTAAACTAAATAACAGTAACTTATCTCGATCGCATTTTATATCTGCCAAATTGATTCAAACGAATTTAACCGTCACAAACTTACAAAAAGCAAATCTATCCCAAGCAGATTTAACCCAAGCTAATTTAAGCAGTAAAAGCAAAAAAGAAATCACAAATTTATCCCAAGCAGACTTAAGTGAAACAAGAATAATTAACGCTGAAATAAAAGGAGTAAATTTGACCAAAGCAAATCTTTATCAAGCTGATTTAGAAGGTAGTGACTTACAAAACTCAAACCTAGAAAAAGCTAATCTTGCACAAGCCAATTTAAGTCATGTTAACTTAACCAATGCCAACCTCAAAAAAGCTAATCTAATCAATTCTTCTTTAGTTTATGCTAATTTAGATAACTGTGATTTAAGAAAAGCAAACCTAGAAAAAGCTAATTTAACAGGAACTAACATAGAAAACTGTAATTTAAAAGGTACAGTAATGCCCGATGGCACAATTCACAATTAA
- a CDS encoding diguanylate cyclase, which translates to MTDYNPKNFLILAVDDNSVNRILIEKILRKEGYQAKILAHSQEVLPYMEQINPDLILLDLMMPNINGLELCQQIKLNPHFQDIPVIFITASDEKQDLLKAFDLGAVDYITKPFHNRELLARIKTHLELKFTRDELKKALVELEKLATTDELTGISNRRHFSALAEREFNLAKRQKRYFALLILDIDYFKKINDSHGHIAGDFVIKSVAKQCVLSIRQEDLCARWGGEEFIIFLSESMLEDGIAVAKRLRQDIEELSVMFESEKIKVTVSIGVTVYNPEDKNVNQTIIRGDMALYQAKNSGRNRVVDENGVCYF; encoded by the coding sequence ATGACTGACTATAACCCGAAAAACTTTTTAATTTTGGCGGTAGATGACAATTCAGTAAATAGAATTCTGATTGAGAAAATACTTCGTAAAGAAGGCTATCAAGCCAAAATTTTAGCCCATAGTCAAGAAGTTTTACCATATATGGAACAAATTAACCCTGACTTAATTTTACTCGATTTAATGATGCCTAATATAAATGGTTTAGAATTATGTCAACAAATAAAACTTAATCCTCATTTTCAAGATATTCCCGTCATTTTTATTACAGCTAGTGATGAAAAACAAGATTTATTAAAGGCTTTTGACTTAGGAGCGGTAGATTATATTACAAAACCGTTTCATAACCGTGAGTTATTAGCCAGAATCAAAACTCATTTAGAGTTAAAATTCACCAGAGATGAATTAAAAAAAGCCTTAGTAGAATTGGAAAAACTAGCAACAACAGATGAATTAACAGGAATATCAAATCGTCGTCATTTTAGTGCTTTAGCAGAAAGAGAATTTAATCTAGCAAAAAGACAAAAAAGATATTTTGCATTATTAATTTTAGACATTGATTATTTTAAAAAAATTAATGACTCTCATGGCCATATTGCTGGAGATTTTGTCATTAAATCTGTGGCCAAACAATGTGTTTTATCAATTCGCCAAGAAGATTTATGCGCCCGTTGGGGGGGAGAAGAGTTTATCATTTTTCTATCTGAAAGTATGTTGGAAGATGGCATTGCAGTAGCAAAGCGTTTACGTCAAGACATAGAAGAATTATCCGTTATGTTTGAATCTGAGAAGATAAAAGTCACCGTGAGTATTGGTGTTACTGTATATAACCCCGAAGACAAAAATGTAAACCAAACTATTATTCGTGGTGATATGGCATTATATCAGGCAAAAAATAGCGGTAGGAATAGAGTAGTAGATGAGAATGGTGTCTGTTATTTTTAA
- the rpsO gene encoding 30S ribosomal protein S15: protein MSLTQEKKQEIIGLYQIHETDTGSSALQVALLSARISQLTEHLKINKKDHSSRRGLLKLIGQRKRLLGYIKRKRPQDYQELIKKLGIRG, encoded by the coding sequence ATGAGTTTAACCCAAGAGAAAAAACAAGAAATTATTGGTCTATATCAAATTCACGAAACTGATACTGGTTCTTCTGCGTTGCAAGTTGCTTTACTCAGTGCCAGAATTAGTCAATTAACAGAACACCTAAAAATTAACAAAAAAGATCATTCCTCTCGTCGTGGATTGTTAAAATTAATTGGTCAAAGAAAACGTTTATTAGGTTACATTAAGAGAAAAAGACCTCAAGATTATCAAGAGTTAATTAAAAAGCTCGGTATTCGTGGTTAA
- a CDS encoding TIGR04283 family arsenosugar biosynthesis glycosyltransferase, with protein MNLPLKISIIIPVINEEKMLLKTIPILKQYPHVEILFVDGGSQDNTINLIYQAGFKCLSSPILNRSYQMNLGAKSAQGDILLFLHGDTILPHNFPQIIINIVNKNNFIVGAFLLKIDSDKIIFRLLETMIKMRSHLFSLPYGDQGIFIKKKIFEEIGGFKNLAIMEDFDLIKRLNKKGKIYISSEAVITSARRWEKLGIVKTTLINQLIIIGYYMGINTEKLARFYRQIKSN; from the coding sequence ATGAACTTACCCCTCAAAATTAGTATCATTATCCCTGTTATTAATGAAGAAAAGATGTTACTAAAAACTATTCCTATTCTCAAGCAGTATCCTCATGTGGAAATTTTGTTTGTGGATGGGGGTAGTCAAGATAATACTATTAACTTAATTTATCAAGCCGGTTTTAAATGTCTTTCTTCTCCTATCTTGAATCGTAGTTATCAAATGAATTTGGGAGCAAAATCTGCCCAAGGAGATATACTTTTATTTTTACATGGTGATACTATTCTTCCTCATAATTTTCCTCAAATAATTATTAATATTGTTAATAAAAATAACTTCATTGTAGGAGCTTTTTTACTAAAAATAGATAGTGATAAAATCATTTTCCGATTATTAGAAACAATGATTAAAATGCGATCGCATCTTTTTTCTTTACCCTATGGAGATCAAGGAATATTTATCAAGAAAAAAATATTTGAAGAAATAGGAGGCTTTAAAAATTTAGCAATCATGGAAGATTTTGATTTAATAAAAAGGTTGAATAAAAAAGGAAAAATTTATATTAGTTCCGAAGCAGTAATTACTTCTGCAAGACGTTGGGAAAAATTAGGAATAGTTAAAACCACATTAATAAATCAATTAATTATTATTGGTTATTATATGGGAATAAATACAGAAAAACTAGCTAGGTTTTATCGGCAAATAAAAAGTAATTAG
- a CDS encoding response regulator transcription factor: MELALAKILVVDDDIHITNLITRFLKQKQYLVEYANDGQKARDIFKHFHPDLVILDINLPDTLGYNLCAEMQENNDVFVLMLTSRTDVEDKKKGFSTGADDYLTKPFDLEELEFRIQAILRRRRTIKTVGGEILNFGDLVINPDTREVKVKTQSITLTSLEFDLLYFLASNPNRVWSREDLVNNVWQSNPMGDNRVVDVHIGQIRRKIELDSETTRHISTVRGVGYKFDIENN; this comes from the coding sequence ATGGAACTAGCTTTGGCAAAAATATTGGTAGTTGATGATGATATTCATATCACTAATTTAATAACTCGTTTTCTTAAACAAAAACAATATTTAGTTGAATATGCTAATGACGGACAAAAAGCAAGAGATATTTTTAAACATTTCCATCCAGACTTAGTAATTCTTGATATTAATTTACCTGACACTCTTGGATATAATCTTTGTGCAGAAATGCAGGAAAACAATGACGTATTTGTATTAATGCTCACCAGTCGCACTGATGTAGAAGATAAGAAAAAAGGTTTTTCCACAGGGGCTGATGATTACTTAACCAAACCCTTTGATTTAGAAGAATTAGAATTCAGAATACAAGCTATTTTACGTCGTCGAAGAACCATTAAAACCGTAGGGGGAGAAATTCTCAATTTTGGTGATTTAGTTATCAATCCAGATACAAGGGAGGTAAAAGTAAAAACTCAATCAATTACTTTAACAAGTCTTGAATTTGACTTACTATATTTTTTAGCCAGTAATCCCAATCGAGTCTGGAGTAGAGAAGATTTAGTGAATAACGTTTGGCAAAGTAATCCCATGGGAGATAATCGAGTGGTAGATGTTCATATTGGACAAATTCGCCGTAAAATTGAATTGGATTCAGAGACTACCCGCCATATTTCCACTGTTAGGGGAGTTGGCTACAAGTTTGATATTGAAAATAATTAA
- a CDS encoding alpha/beta fold hydrolase, translated as MYKNPDILWLSTNPYLMRFNLPVIKYLSQYVSIGQWEYKLTEDETTSLDLAIEFLNNYLEMVKKPVHLVGHSTCGLLGLQYANKYPEKVKSLTLLGVGINPALDWISYYYLLRNHFKCNQEAILTHLAKYLFGYRNFYYQKSLVKILKKALIYSLSPHSLYRKCDYFSVEKTAYPLMVSGSNDDQVVFWSEIEKWKSYLKPEDYIWQCPNGEHFFHYFQPKLLGDQILNFWSSLEHSVNYKLAIKNY; from the coding sequence ATGTATAAAAATCCTGATATACTCTGGTTAAGCACAAATCCTTACCTAATGCGTTTTAATTTACCAGTAATTAAATATTTATCGCAATATGTCAGTATTGGTCAATGGGAATATAAACTAACAGAAGATGAAACCACCTCCCTTGATTTAGCGATCGAATTTTTGAATAATTATCTGGAAATGGTGAAAAAACCTGTTCATTTAGTAGGTCATAGTACCTGTGGACTATTAGGGTTGCAGTATGCGAACAAGTATCCAGAAAAAGTAAAATCTTTAACTCTTTTAGGTGTCGGAATTAATCCTGCTTTAGACTGGATAAGTTATTATTATTTATTGCGAAATCATTTTAAATGTAATCAAGAAGCAATTTTAACTCATTTAGCTAAATATTTATTCGGGTATCGTAATTTTTATTATCAAAAATCCTTAGTAAAAATTCTTAAAAAAGCACTAATTTACTCTCTTTCTCCTCATTCTTTATATAGAAAATGTGATTATTTTTCAGTAGAAAAAACGGCTTATCCTTTGATGGTGTCAGGTAGTAATGATGATCAAGTGGTTTTCTGGTCTGAAATTGAAAAATGGAAATCTTATCTTAAACCTGAAGATTATATCTGGCAATGTCCAAACGGAGAACATTTTTTTCACTACTTTCAACCAAAACTATTAGGTGATCAAATACTTAATTTTTGGTCATCATTAGAGCATTCTGTTAACTATAAATTAGCAATAAAAAATTATTAA